From the genome of Platichthys flesus chromosome 10, fPlaFle2.1, whole genome shotgun sequence:
gttattacaaaaaaaaaaaaatttgaggAATAAATAGGTACTGCATTCAAAGCGGAGGGCGAAATTTGgataaatataatttcatcGGGCCAATGACGTCAATATGGCATGACTGTACCTagatataataaatacaataaataaaacaataaattagaTGGGTTAACACAAAGAATTCTTCATCTGTTGTAGTTCTAacaaatgagagaaagaaaatatggCTTCTTGATGCAGTTATCATCCGGGGTTTCTCCAAAGCGCTTCAGAAAAAAagctgctattattattattgttattagatctgtgaagaaaaaggaaaagggcaGGAAACCAACTTCCATTCGTCCACTGACTCGTGAAGAACTcaccagaaacaaacaaatgtcgGCCGGCGCCTGGTGGCCGGCGGCCGGTCAGTCCCCTGCCCCGCGTAAAGCTTTAGAGGAAATGAAAGAACAGCGCCTATAAAGTGTGACCATGACACCTGCTGCAGTTGACTTGTTATACCAAACCACGGGAAGACACTGTCTCGAGTCTGGCTACATTAAAATTTTAAAAATCCTGGGAgggaaacaaaataataataatatcaaatgaTACTTGCAAAATCCCCCAGCTGTATaatgcaaaaaatatatttctatatacACATAcgtacatatacatatattccaTTCATAATTGCTCAAATCTTTAGGAAAATATGCATTGATTCATAGATTTGGATTTACAATTTGTTCTGGTTTCTGATGCGTGTAGTGTGATGAATTGTTCCTCAGTCCATGTAACAATAAATAGAAATGGACAAAATGGCAGAGAGTACGACCAGAGGGAGGAGCTAGTATGACAGAATGACTGACAGACGTAAACATGGAAAATACGTAAATAAGAATGCATCATGGTATAGGTAATTATCTTTGCCCTCTCACAGGTGCTGCAGAGTTTTGGATTTCATCGACAGAGTAGGAAACTAACTGCGTCGCCCACAGGCCGGGGGGGGGCATGTGAATCCCCAAATGTATTGATTTCACCCTCACCTCCTCAAGCGCCAATTGTTTTGTTCAGTAAAAGACGAAGGCCCCGGAGGAGACTGACTTCGTCTCCAACAGCCGGTCCCCAATTCTACTTGGCTTGCTGTTAGGTTCCCAATTTGTcccaaaccccccccaccccccaaacaAAGTCTGTGTGTAGCGACACCACCTACAGAACATGCACGTGTAATGTGCATAGTCTGTTAAGAGTCTGTGGGATCGGTACAGGCCGGAGGAATGTTCGGTTTCAGGATCCCACTATGATCTCCATGATGTGGTCCAGTTCGTTCAGGTCTGACCTGCAGCTCGAGCTGGAGCTCAGGGCCGTGGGCCCGTGAGAGGAAAGGCTCTCCAGCAGGTCGTACGGCCCCATCTTGGGGGAGCTCTGCATGCCTGTCAGCACCGTGTCGAGGTCATAGTAGGACGGGTCCACATCGGAAAACAGTTCCTCGAGCGCGGGGTCAGGGGGCGGCGCCGGGTGCTTGATCTCAAAAGTCCCAAAAACCTGCTCCCCTGTCCTGGAGTCTGCGTTCAGGGTGTCCCggtccccctcctctccctccgaCACACACTCCTCgctgtcctcctcttcgtcctcctcgcACTCACCGtcgtcgtcttcctcctcccagcAGGGCCCCATGCCAAAGGGGCCGGCCAGGTAAGAGGCAGAGGACAGCTGAGGGGAGACTGGCGACAAGGTGGACATGGTGACCTCTGTCTCCACGtctccctccatcaccaccTCCTCGGCGTGGTAGCCCTCCTCGAGCCCCACCACTGAGAAGGGCTTGGGGCTCTGGCCGGCCTGCGCTGCCGCGTCGGTCTGCCGGCACAGCACCTCCGTGGCCACCAGGCGGTCGGCCGGACACTGGGCAGCTGCCAGGGCCTGGGTCATTATCTGCCAGGTGCCGTCCTGGGTCATCTCCTCCTGGATTTGCCGCACCGTGTTGGCGATGAGCACCGAGCGGCACAGGTTGGGCTCCACCAGCATgtggcagagctgcagcttgaTCAGCGACATGTCGAGGAGGGACTGCCGCTGCAGGCTGTACGAGGACGTCAGCGTCCGGACCGCCGCTGCAGACGAGGCCGCCTGGC
Proteins encoded in this window:
- the cdca4 gene encoding cell division cycle-associated protein 4, with translation MFPKGTKRKFSDPGEEPVSSADQSQAASSAAAVRTLTSSYSLQRQSLLDMSLIKLQLCHMLVEPNLCRSVLIANTVRQIQEEMTQDGTWQIMTQALAAAQCPADRLVATEVLCRQTDAAAQAGQSPKPFSVVGLEEGYHAEEVVMEGDVETEVTMSTLSPVSPQLSSASYLAGPFGMGPCWEEEDDDGECEEDEEEDSEECVSEGEEGDRDTLNADSRTGEQVFGTFEIKHPAPPPDPALEELFSDVDPSYYDLDTVLTGMQSSPKMGPYDLLESLSSHGPTALSSSSSCRSDLNELDHIMEIIVGS